The DNA segment ATCGGGGTGGCGTGCCCTGCAGCCCTAGGAAGCAGCGTGagtggaggagctggagcccacccagagcaggctgcccgGGGCTCGAGGAAGACTTTAGAAGCAGATGCCAGAGCCTGTGGCAGGTGAAACCAAACGGGCTGTGAGCATCCAGCCTTGGCTTCAGGCAGGAGCAAGAGGATGAGCACCTCCTAGTCACCAAAGTTCACGGTGTAGGTCTCGGCCGTGGTGAAGGGCTGCGCCGTCCCTGTGCCCAGCTCCCAGGCCTCTGTCTCTGTCACCAGCTCGGTGACCACCTCTGTTTCGGTTTCCATCTCCCAGGTGCCAGCTGTGGGTGGCTCCTGGCTCCAGGGCGTGtaggcagtgctgctgaaggGGAAGGGCAGGGTCGTGGTGGGTGGTGGAGCCGTGGGACCGCTGGCAGCTGTGGTGGCATTGAGGCGCCGCAGCCTCATCTGCTGCCGGAGCCTCATGCGGTGCCGGAGGCGCATACGCAGGCGCATGCGTTCACGGGGCGTCATGGGGCGGCCAGGTACGATGCGGCGGATGGGCCGGTTGCCATTCATGGCCATGATCTCCCGGATGCGTTTCCAGTTGGAACGGGACAGGACAAAGTTGCACTGGGTAGCTCCGATGTCGTAGAAGACGCTGCAGGTCTTGACACTGGGGTTGTAGCCCTCGGCCCGAGCCACAACGCGATACTCACCCGGGTTCAGGATGCGCCAGTAGTCCCCGCCGCTGGCTGCGGACAGCAAGGGGAGGCAGTGGGGTGTGGTGGAGGCAGCACGgcgctgccagcaccctgcccagcacGCTGCCTGGCACCCTACCTGTCTTGATGTTGTGGTTGATGCCCCCCACGACGATGGTGGCATTGGCGATGGGTTCTCCCTGCTGGTCCGTCACCAAGCCCTTGATGCCCCGATGGACCTACACGAGGAAGGGTGACGGGAGGAGCTGAGTGGGGCAGCTGCCGCTTCCCTGCCCCGCTCGTCCCAGCACACACCTGCTCCATAAAGGTGAGCAGCGACTCCTTGTTGTTCTCccattcctgctgcagctcactCTCGTGGGGGAACTTGTCGCAGCCCAGGTAGATGGAGAGCTCCAGGCAGTTGGTGTGTAGGTAGCTGAAGTCATTCATGCCTGCAGGAAAAACAACTTAAGTGCCCACCCAGCTGGTTGCTCACACCTTCATGTGGCAGGAGCATGGGGCAGGCAAGCCGGCGCTGTACAGCGTGCTCCCTCCACTTACTGCCAGCCCGGGGGTGCCACTTGGCACCCTGCACAATGCCCATGGCATTGGTCATGTCCTGTGTATGGCAGCCCCCGCGGAAGGTCTCGGTCATGGTGAGGTGGGCCGAGGCATAGGAGATGGCGAGCCAGCGGAAGATGGCATGGTCAGGTGTCTCCTGCAGCTCGGGGTTGTCATCCTCATAGTCATCCGGAGAGCGAGGGGCGGCCGCTGGTGTCTCGCTGAGGGGCCGGGCCGTGTCGAAGGGGTAGGACACCAGCTTCTCCCCGCCCTGCAGGTTGGCTCCCAGCACGAAGGGGTTCTTGTCCATCCATGCCATGACAGCCCGTGTCTCCACAGCCACCTGCCAATGCGGGCACAGCAGAGTGAGacaccacctccccagcaccGCCTCAGCACCGTGCCCTGTGCCGTGGCTCACCGTGGCATCCTCGGCCAGGTAGTGCTCTGGGATGGGGATGTGATGGCTGGGGAACTTGTGGGGCACCAGCTTCCTCTCCTCGGCCGCCCACAGTGCTGAAGCCAAGTCGGGGAAGTTCTCAAAGAGATCGTAGCCCTCCTCCGTCCAGTGGCCCAGCGCCCAGTTGCCCAGCTCAGAGCCCTGTGGGCAGCCCGGGCAGCGGTGAGCCGGGGGGCTGCATCCCCCCATGCCGCTGTCCCATCCCCTGTCCCACCATCCCCTTACCGCCTCGTGGGCCAGCTCATAGCCGTCGGGGTTGAGGGAAGGCACGAGGTGGATGCGGGTTTCGGTCACCAAGCTCCGCACGCGGGGGTTGCCGTCATGGTACTCCTTGCACAGGAACTGcatcagcaggagcagcagctcccggCCCAGCACCTCGTTCCCGTGCAGCCCCGCCGTGTACCTGAACTCGGGCTCACCTGTGGGCAGGGCGCGGGCAGGGTCGGCGTGCTGCCCccgcccctgcctgcaccaggggCATGCCGCCTGCTCCCCGCGCACCTCCCATCCTCACCCGTCTCGTGTTCACCCGGGTTGTCGGAGATCTCCATGGCGTAGATCTTCAGCCCCCGTGAGCTCTTGCCGATGTTGTAGATGCGGGTGATGGTGGGACACTCCTCGTTCACCACCTTCATTAGCTGGGGGGGCAGGTGATGGGGGGGGCAGTGCTCAGGGGGCTGAGCCCACCCCCCATGGAGGTGTCCACCCCACGGAGGTGCCTGCCCCACAGAGGTGCTCACCTGCCTCATGTCCTTGTAGGTGTGGTGGCGGAAGTCCAGGTTGTCCGTGGAGGTCACCTCATTCTGTTGGGTGTAGTAGCTGCTGATGGCTGcggaggggacagggacatggTGTGGCAGGTGTAGAGAGATGCCACCGCCCCGCAACCACCCCCCCAGCCACTGCTTTGGGGTGGCTCTTACTGGAGAGGGGGCAGCCCAGGACCTCGAGGCGCAGACAGAGGCTGCCGTTCCACGTCTGGGGGTAGATGCGGATATAACGGGCCACCATCGGGTCGGGGAACTCGGTCAGCACCGGTGTGTCCTTGTCCACGTTGCCGTAAAACATCTGCCGAGGGGGGCGAGATGTAGCCAGGGTGGGAGGAGGGTCCCTaccatccccacccccctcaaCCAGCCCGTGTTGGTGTCCCGTACGTACCATCTCCTCGTAGCCGTTGGTGTACATCACCCAGTTCTGGCTGTCGTTGCTGAAGCCCACATAGAAGCTGGTGACAAAGTCCTCgctgcagaaggaaggggaCAGGTTGGGAGGGGGGATCCTGAGCCACTGCCCCACCCCCTGTCCCCGGGTCCGGCCCCAGCCCCATACTGGATCTGGGAGTCGCGGCCCTGGGTGATGACGCCAGTGAACTTGGTGGTGCGGCGGGTGTCCACCTCGATCCAGTGTGCCCGGCTGTCGTCCTCGGCACACCAAGCCCCGTCAAAGAAATCGTCCTCGTTGGTgcctgcctggggtgggggcagcgAGGCggaggtgggtggggggggtccGCTGGCACAGGGGGCGAGCACAAGTTGGGTGACCCTCACCTGCATGTTGAGGCGCCCGCGTTGTGCGCCCAGCCCATGGCGCAGCATGGAGGAGGCCAGGATCTGGTCATCCTCGATGCGGTGGGACTCCAGCCCGATGGGGGGACATCCTGGGGACagtggaggtgggggggaaggcAGTGGGCATCCCCCGCAGCGGGGTGCCTGCTTCCCCCCTAGGAACGGGGACACTCACTTGTCTTCTCCTCTGGAGGGGCCCATTCATCTTCATCCGGCTCCCACTTCTTCCCCcctgtttttttgggttttcctGGAAAAGAGGCGTGGTGAGGGGAGACAGAGCccagggggccgggggcggggggacagGTCGCTGGCACCCACCTTTGCGGTCCCGGCCCTTCTCCTCCACCCAAGggtcttcttcctcctccttgctgctgccaccttTCTTGGGCTTCCCTGTTGGGGACGTGCCAACTATCCTGGGGACGTGCCAGATGCCCCAGGGAAGTGCCACCCACCCCAGGGACATGTCACCCACCCCCAAGGATGTGCCAACCACCCCAGGGATGTGCCACCCACCCCAGGGACATGTCACCCACCCCCAAGGATGTGCCACCCACCCCAGGGACATGCCAACCGCACTGTGGATGTGACAACCATCCCAGGGACGTGCCACCCACCCGAGGGACATGTCACCCACCCCAGGGACATGCCACTGACCCTAGGGATGTGCCACCCAACTCAGAGACGTGCCAGCCACCCTGTGGATGTGCCACTGACTCTAGGGAtgtgctgcccacagctgggatGTGCCACCCAGCATGAGGACAtgccacccaccccagcacccatcccCTGCCCATCTCTCACAGGGTTTGTGTTTCTCCTTGTCCGTCTCCATCTCGTCCTCTTTGTCTGGGTGTTTCCTGGGCTTCGGCGGGGGGGGTAGCCCGTATGCCCCTGCGGGGTGCAAATGGCGAGGGGGGCTGGGACACCCCTTTAGGgccagggggggtgggggtggatgCCACTGGTTGGAGGCCAGCAGGGCACAGGGAGGGAGATCGCTACCCATggggccaggcagagctcccCAGGGATGGGGGTCCTGGGATGCCCCAGGCtcccccccagctcagcactCACGGTCGTCATagtcaggttgctcaaagccctcCCCGTAGTCCCCTTCGGTCACCAGGACGGGCGGTGGGGGTGGCGGCGGGGGTGGCTCCTCCGGCTTCACTGGGAAGGGTGAAAGGGGCCATgctggggatggtggggggaGTGGGTGTACCCTGTGGGGTCCCCCATGCTTCTGTGGAATCCCTGTGTCCCTAGGGGTTCTGCATGGCCCCGCAGGACCCCTCTATATCCCCACGGGGTCCCCGTGCCCCCAAGAGATCCCCCCACCCCTGTGGGGTGCCCTGCACCCCTTACGCAgtccctgtgcccaccccagctccaggcTGCCCCAAAATGATGCTCCCCAAGGCTGAGGATTGTCCCCCCAACTCCACCCCTAGTGGTGCCAGCCCCCCTTggtcccccatccccccactTACGTGGCTCCTCGGGCTGGGGCCAGACTCTTTCTGGTTTCTTCCTGCTGGGGGGCTTGCGGGGTTTCTGCTGCCGGCGGATGTACTCGACTGGGGACAGAACAGGGGGTGGCACTGGCTTTGGGGGtgcaaggtggtggtggggggtgaCGGATGCACCCTCCGTCCCTCCCAGCAGGCCAGGGGACCCTGGAGGACCCCCTCCCACCCGCACCCCAGCACCGTACAGTCCTCGTAGTCCTCCCGCTCCAGCTGCTCGTTGTAGTCCAGGGTCGGTGGCTCCTGCTCCTCAGGGACCTCTGCAGGGAGGGGGCACGTGGGGAAGGGGCACAGGGGGTCACACTGAGGTGCAGGGGGTGGCCCCGGGGTGCAGGGAGGTGGCCCTGCAGTTCAGGGAGGTGGCATTGGGGTGCAATGGGTCGGCACCTGGAAATAGGGAGGTGGCCCCAAGGTGCAGGGAGGTGACACTGGGACTCAGGGAGGTGGCCttggggtggagggaggtggcCCTGGGGTAGAGGAAAGTGGCCCTGGGATGCAGGGAGGTGGCtctggggtgcagggaggtgaCATCGGGTTGCGGGGAGGTGGcaccagggagcagggaggtggtcctgggctgcagggaggtggcCCCAAGACACAGAGAGGTGGCCCTGGGGACTCACCAGGCTTGGGCGCGGGGTGCCAGTCCTCCCGGCCCAGCTCCCAGGGCTCACTcggcagctcctccagctcccctgGGAACAGGGACAGACTGAGGGGCTGGTggtgccccccctgccccccagcctggcccctggcagctccacacaggaaagaaaatcccatcggggaggaaggctggtgggggtgtggggggcacCCCAGCGGGACAAAGCCCAGCCAGCCGCCGGGGGCCACCAGGGAGGCAAGCGGGACATGGGGTGACCCCGTGGTGTGCCAAgaacccccaccccagcccggCTGGTGACAAAACGGGGGTCCCCAAGACTCACCTCGGCcacctccatcctcctcctccccttcctcgTAGGGCGAAGGCTGCTCCGGGAACTGGCGCGTACCCGCATCGCCCTTGCCCcgtgggggctgtggggtgggggggggctcagcagggGTGGTCAGTGGCTCCGGTGGCTTCTTGCTGGAGGGCTTTTTGGTGGCCTTGGGTGGCTTCTCCTTGGGCTTTTTGGAGCCTTTTGGGGGTTTTTCGGAGCCTTTCGGGGGCTTCTCCTTGGACTTCTTGGGGGGTTTGTCCTTGCCCGAGTCCTTGCCCTTCTCCTTCTTGGAGCCCCGGGGTCTCTCCTTGGGCTTcttggtgggtttggggtttttttccttcttccccttcttggGTTTCTCGGGCTCCAGCAGCGGCCgcggggaggctgggggggaggggggcgccgCCCCACCGCGGGGTgaggggcggccgggccgggctgggggggccccGCGGGACCCCGTCCCCCCCGCGGGACCCCGGCAgtgcccggggccggggcagccccgaCGCGCCGTGCCGGTGCCGCTCGCTCaccggtgccggtgccggtgccggtgccgaTGCTCAGGTCGGTGCCGAAGGCCGAGTCGGTGCCATCCGCGTCCCCGTCGAGCTGGCCGGGCCCGAGGAAGCCCCTCAGGAACGCCTCGATCTCGGCGTCGGTGAgcgcgggcggcgcggcggggcccggggcggccccgggcggcagcagcggcagcagcgcgGCCgccagcaggaggcaggagcggggcggccccgccagccccaTCGCCGCGTCCGCCacaccggccccggccccggccccgaacagccggggcgggcgggctgggggcgggcGCAGCAGCCGGGGGCGGCACCGAGCTGCGGCGGCTCCGCACGGGACCCGCtcggcaccggcaccggcactgCACGGCACTGCACGGGACCCGTTCGGCACCAACACTGGCACTGCACGGCACTGCACGGGACCCGCtcggcaccggcaccggcactgCACGGCACTGCACGGGACCCGCtcggcaccggcaccggcactgTACGGCACTGCACGGGACCCGTtcggcaccggcaccggcactgCACGGCACCGGCACTGCACGGCACCggcactgcacagcactgcGTGGGACTGGCACTGCACGGCTCCAGCATGGGACCTGCTCGGCACCGGCACTGCACAGGAGTGGCATTGCACTGGCACTGGGACTGCACTGGGACGCCGCACTGTCACCAGCGCTGCATGGGGAGCCCACACTCTGCAGTGGCACTGCACAGCACTGGCACTGCCTAGGGCCCCACGCTGGCTTGGGCCCACTGCTGCACTGGTGCTGCATGGGATCTGGATTACAGGGCATTGGCACCGTGCAGGGAccagcactgtgccagcaccagcactCACTGGCGTTGGCACAGCACCGTCACCGTGCACAGCATCAGCACTGTGTGAGCACCAGTGCTGGACCACATGTGGTGAACCGCCCTGGCACCGGCACCATGCTGGTACAGGCGCTGGCACTGCAGCCTtgtatgtgcacacatgcacacacgctGCCCTGGCACCGCAGCGCTGCACACGTACAGCACCGCGCAGATACACTGCCTACACAACACTGCGTGCACCACACCTGGGAACACACTGTCACACCACACACGCACTGCACACGGGACATGCACTGCATGTGAGAACCTGCACATGGGACACGCAGTGTGACACACTGCACATGAGAACCTGCACATGGGACACACACAGCACACGAGTCCCTGCACACGTGTGGGAGGCTGCCCACGGGCTCCCTGCACATGCACTACACACGGAGCATGCAGGATGCCCTGCGTGTCAGAGGTACCACGCACGTGAACCACGCACCCACTGCACGTGGgatgcagcacacagcacagcatgcaCATTGCACACGCGCTGCACACACGtgacccccccccctccccagctccccggggctggggggcaggatGGGGTGCGCACCCCTCAGCGTGCCACCCAAAGCACTGAGGGGGTGCAGCGGCTGCCCCCCACCGCCCCGGCCCAGCAGGCTCCCTGGGCTGCGTGGAGGCCGGTGGGGCCACGTGGCGGGCTCAGGCCGCCCACACTCGTCACACGCGTGGCCCCCCCCAGCTGTGAGTCACTTCCCAGCAATGCTGTGGCTGGGGCCTGTGGGGAGatggtggagggggggggggggagggccCGGCCATGTGCCTCCCAGTGCAGCTCTCAGTGCCTCTCAGTgagcctctgctgcagcccacccCCTGTCTGCTCCACCCATGCAGCCCCCAGTAGTGCCCCCACTTCCAGCTCCACTCCCAGTACAGTTCCCAGATCCTGTACGACTCCCCCAGTACAGCTCCCCCCATCATCAACTGTCACCAGGAAAGGTCCCCACATGCGGCAGGCGCATGGGGGGTCCCCCCACCGTGCACCCCGACCACGCGAGGGTACACACTACGGACAACAATAAGACATGTTCATATTCAGAAGGCATCGCGTATTCATTGTCACTCGCGCACGGGACCGGTGACACGTTTCTCACCCGGCACCCCCGGGCAGCACCGCTGGAGGTTTGTAGCACCCCGTGTGCCCCTCGGTGGGTTTGCCCTCTctggggggctcctggggtCGGAGGGTGCCGTCCCCACCAGTTCTGTTTCCCCCGGGTTTGCCGAGCCCACCCTCCCGGGCAGCTCCGCTCGCCGTGGGGAGCCTCCTCCAGGGTCGCTCTTGTGGACAAAGGATTTATCAGCGCTCCTCGAAGCTCGACAAAGCAGgatacacaaaaataaatcttgaatTAACCATTAACGGCTAGTTCGTTTCGATTGTCTCAAACTTCTAgcaatacattttgttttattaaacatttgATGTCGTTTCCCCTCTTTGAGGCTACGGGATTTGGCAATTCGGGACACCCCTTgtaccccacccccacccccccgaacCGCCCCCCCCGCTCAACTACCGACCCCTGATTCAGCGCTAAACTCTGCTTTACTGTTCAGCCGTACATTAAACAAACCTGTGCACAACATCTAGATCAAGCTGACCCTCTAGAGTCATCAAAACTGATGAACGAAGGGACTTCTAATTAAGGGGGGCGGCCTTGGGGATGCTGAGAGACACCTCGTCACCCGGGTTGTGCAGCGAGGAGCCCCCAGCACCGGCCGCGGGAGGAGACGGGCTGCTGGGGGGCGCAGCCCACCCGGAGCTGGCTGAAAGCGGGACCAAGGTAACGGGGGAGGGGGATGGCGCCCTCCGaccccaggagccccccagAGCAGGCAAACCGGCCGGGGGGCACACGGGGCGGTACAACCCTCCAGCGGTGCTGTCTGGGGGCGCCGCTGGTTTGTGTGTGCCTGCGTGAGTGACAATTAATACGCGATGTCTTCTGAATATGCAAATGTCTTATTGTCCATAGCATGTACCCCCAAGTGGCTTGGGGTGCGCGGTGGGGGGACCCCTCCATGCCCCGCACTGCAATAGCCTGTTGCCCCCGTGCTGGGCTGCCCCCTCTGTGGGAGCTTTCCTGGTGACAGTTTTCCGTAACAGAATTGAGTGCCCCAGGTGGGACCTGCTTTCTGGGATCTCGATGGGTCGGAGGAGCCGTGAGGACCCCAAGCACACACCGGAGTATTTTAATCCAGTTGAAGCCAAACACCAAACCAGTAAGGCAAAAGCAGTACCCAATTAAACTAGAAGTCATTAGACTAGAGCCATTAATAGAACAATTCATAAATTTGGGGTTACTAAGAGAATGCCAATCAGAATATAACTCCAGTATTGCCAGTCAGGAAGCCAAATTCAGAAGAATCTAGAATGGCCCAAGATACACGAGCTATAAATCAGATTGTGCAAGATGTCCACCCAGCGGCAGCAAACCCGTACCCCCTCCTGACCACCCTGAAAGGGACAGATAAATGATTTTCTAGGTTAGAATTAAAAGTTGTGATCTTTTGCCTTCCACTCAACGCTGTGAGTCAAGAATTGTTTGCTTTGGAATGGGAAAGCCCTGAGACTGGTAGAAAAACCCACGTGTGCTGGACTGTATTGCCACAGGGATTTAAAGATAGTCCTACAATCTTCGGAAATCAATTGGCCAAAGATCTGGAAAGCTGGCAAAAGGTGTGTGAAAATGTCACCGTGCTGCACTGTGTAGATGACATACTGCTAGCAACCAGCTATATGGAAGATTCTATACCATTGATGACAGATCTCCTAAACttttgggggctgggggggtgccAAGTATCCCGGAAAAAGGCACCGCTCACGCACGAAGAAGTAACGTGTTGGGGATTGACAGTTTCCCAGGGCCAGCGGAGTCTCGGAATCAAAGAGCTTGGAGCACTCCTCGGGATGGCCGGGCGGTGTCGCTTACGGATAATGAATTTCAGACTCATTGCCAAACTCTCCTAGGAAGCTGTATGAGGAAGCAGAAAACTTCTCGTCTGGACTCCGGGGTGCAGAGATGCGTTTTCTAAATTGCAACGGACTTTCGTGAGTGCTCCAGCTCGAGGCGTCCCGAAATCTAGAAAACCCGTTTGAACTATTGGTGCATGAAAGATCGCACGTTGCCTTAGGAGCGCTGGCCCAGAGGCTGGGGACATGGGAAAGATGCGCAGGTACTTTTCCAAACACCTGGGCAATGTCAGCAGACAATGGCCAGCCCAtctccaagcagcagcagctacagagCTACTGAGCCAAGAGACCCCGGAACCGACACACGAGCCAAACCCCTCCATACTTGCACCCCACGCAGGTACGGCGATGCTGGAACAGAAAGGAGGGCACTGGCTGTCACCAAGCAGAATGCTAAAGAATCAAGCCGTCCTTTTGGAACAAGACAATGTGGAACTGAAAGTGACCGCAACCCTGAATCCCGCAGCTGTCCTTGCTGCTGAGCCTAGTGGAAATGAAGAACTCACTTGTGGTGGTTTGCAAACGATGGAACAGGTTTGCTCTAGCCCGGTGGACTTGAAAGACACACCGATAGGGAACACTGTCTGGCACTTGTCTGTAGATGGTAGTAGCCTTGTGTGGAAAATACTAGAAGCCAAAGCCCTACCATCTGACCCATCAGCCCAAAAGGCGGAGCTCATAGCCTGATCGAGAGCGTTGGAATTGTCAAAAGATAACCCTGTTAATGTATGGACAGGTTCAAAATTCACCGATGGAGTGGTCTGTGCTCATGGggcatttggaaagaaagagaactCTCAATCTCTCAAGGATTCCCAGTCAAATACGGGCCAATGATCCCACAATTCTTACAGGTGATCCATTTTCCTGGATCGGTGGCAATTTAACATTGTGAAGCGCATACATCTGTAGATAGTCCAGTGCATCTAGGAAACCGAATGGCAGGTAAAGCAGcgaaagaaacagctgaaaggcAAGGATTGCTAGTCCTGCCAGAAAAAATCCAGAAGTTAGGACCTAAGAGCTCACAGCATACACCAGAAGACGATCCATTGGCTCATTTACTAAAGGcaaccaaaacccaagaagGATGGTACATCACCGTGAGCGCACCTTTATTCCTGGACA comes from the Falco naumanni isolate bFalNau1 chromosome 19, bFalNau1.pat, whole genome shotgun sequence genome and includes:
- the AEBP1 gene encoding adipocyte enhancer-binding protein 1 isoform X3, with translation MGLAGPPRSCLLLAAALLPLLPPGAAPGPAAPPALTDAEIEAFLRGFLGPGQLDGDADGTDSAFGTDLSIGTGTGTGTASPRPLLEPEKPKKGKKEKNPKPTKKPKERPRGSKKEKGKDSGKDKPPKKSKEKPPKGSEKPPKGSKKPKEKPPKATKKPSSKKPPEPLTTPAEPPPTPQPPRGKGDAGTRQFPEQPSPYEEGEEEDGGGREVPEEQEPPTLDYNEQLEREDYEDFEYIRRQQKPRKPPSRKKPERVWPQPEEPPWPLSPFPVKPEEPPPPPPPPPVLVTEGDYGEGFEQPDYDDRAYGLPPPPKPRKHPDKEDEMETDKEKHKPWKPKKGGSSKEEEEDPWVEEKGRDRKGKPKKTGGKKWEPDEDEWAPPEEKTRCPPIGLESHRIEDDQILASSMLRHGLGAQRGRLNMQAGTNEDDFFDGAWCAEDDSRAHWIEVDTRRTTKFTGVITQGRDSQIHEDFVTSFYVGFSNDSQNWVMYTNGYEEMMFYGNVDKDTPVLTEFPDPMVARYIRIYPQTWNGSLCLRLEVLGCPLSTISSYYTQQNEVTSTDNLDFRHHTYKDMRQLMKVVNEECPTITRIYNIGKSSRGLKIYAMEISDNPGEHETGEPEFRYTAGLHGNEVLGRELLLLLMQFLCKEYHDGNPRVRSLVTETRIHLVPSLNPDGYELAHEAGSELGNWALGHWTEEGYDLFENFPDLASALWAAEERKLVPHKFPSHHIPIPEHYLAEDATVAVETRAVMAWMDKNPFVLGANLQGGEKLVSYPFDTARPLSETPAAAPRSPDDYEDDNPELQETPDHAIFRWLAISYASAHLTMTETFRGGCHTQDMTNAMGIVQGAKWHPRAGSMNDFSYLHTNCLELSIYLGCDKFPHESELQQEWENNKESLLTFMEQVHRGIKGLVTDQQGEPIANATIVVGGINHNIKTASGGDYWRILNPGEYRVVARAEGYNPSVKTCSVFYDIGATQCNFVLSRSNWKRIREIMAMNGNRPIRRIVPGRPMTPRERMRLRMRLRHRMRLRQQMRLRRLNATTAASGPTAPPPTTTLPFPFSSTAYTPWSQEPPTAGTWEMETETEVVTELVTETEAWELGTGTAQPFTTAETYTVNFGD
- the AEBP1 gene encoding adipocyte enhancer-binding protein 1 isoform X2 translates to MGLAGPPRSCLLLAAALLPLLPPGAAPGPAAPPALTDAEIEAFLRGFLGPGQLDGDADGTDSAFGTDLSIGTGTGTGTASPRPLLEPEKPKKGKKEKNPKPTKKPKERPRGSKKEKGKDSGKDKPPKKSKEKPPKGSEKPPKGSKKPKEKPPKATKKPSSKKPPEPLTTPAEPPPTPQPPRGKGDAGTRQFPEQPSPYEEGEEEDGGGRGELEELPSEPWELGREDWHPAPKPEVPEEQEPPTLDYNEQLEREDYEDFEYIRRQQKPRKPPSRKKPERVWPQPEEPLKPEEPPPPPPPPPVLVTEGDYGEGFEQPDYDDRAYGLPPPPKPRKHPDKEDEMETDKEKHKPWKPKKGGSSKEEEEDPWVEEKGRDRKGKPKKTGGKKWEPDEDEWAPPEEKTRCPPIGLESHRIEDDQILASSMLRHGLGAQRGRLNMQAGTNEDDFFDGAWCAEDDSRAHWIEVDTRRTTKFTGVITQGRDSQIHEDFVTSFYVGFSNDSQNWVMYTNGYEEMMFYGNVDKDTPVLTEFPDPMVARYIRIYPQTWNGSLCLRLEVLGCPLSTISSYYTQQNEVTSTDNLDFRHHTYKDMRQLMKVVNEECPTITRIYNIGKSSRGLKIYAMEISDNPGEHETGEPEFRYTAGLHGNEVLGRELLLLLMQFLCKEYHDGNPRVRSLVTETRIHLVPSLNPDGYELAHEAGSELGNWALGHWTEEGYDLFENFPDLASALWAAEERKLVPHKFPSHHIPIPEHYLAEDATVAVETRAVMAWMDKNPFVLGANLQGGEKLVSYPFDTARPLSETPAAAPRSPDDYEDDNPELQETPDHAIFRWLAISYASAHLTMTETFRGGCHTQDMTNAMGIVQGAKWHPRAGSMNDFSYLHTNCLELSIYLGCDKFPHESELQQEWENNKESLLTFMEQVHRGIKGLVTDQQGEPIANATIVVGGINHNIKTASGGDYWRILNPGEYRVVARAEGYNPSVKTCSVFYDIGATQCNFVLSRSNWKRIREIMAMNGNRPIRRIVPGRPMTPRERMRLRMRLRHRMRLRQQMRLRRLNATTAASGPTAPPPTTTLPFPFSSTAYTPWSQEPPTAGTWEMETETEVVTELVTETEAWELGTGTAQPFTTAETYTVNFGD
- the AEBP1 gene encoding adipocyte enhancer-binding protein 1 isoform X1 yields the protein MGLAGPPRSCLLLAAALLPLLPPGAAPGPAAPPALTDAEIEAFLRGFLGPGQLDGDADGTDSAFGTDLSIGTGTGTGTASPRPLLEPEKPKKGKKEKNPKPTKKPKERPRGSKKEKGKDSGKDKPPKKSKEKPPKGSEKPPKGSKKPKEKPPKATKKPSSKKPPEPLTTPAEPPPTPQPPRGKGDAGTRQFPEQPSPYEEGEEEDGGGRGELEELPSEPWELGREDWHPAPKPEVPEEQEPPTLDYNEQLEREDYEDFEYIRRQQKPRKPPSRKKPERVWPQPEEPPWPLSPFPVKPEEPPPPPPPPPVLVTEGDYGEGFEQPDYDDRAYGLPPPPKPRKHPDKEDEMETDKEKHKPWKPKKGGSSKEEEEDPWVEEKGRDRKGKPKKTGGKKWEPDEDEWAPPEEKTRCPPIGLESHRIEDDQILASSMLRHGLGAQRGRLNMQAGTNEDDFFDGAWCAEDDSRAHWIEVDTRRTTKFTGVITQGRDSQIHEDFVTSFYVGFSNDSQNWVMYTNGYEEMMFYGNVDKDTPVLTEFPDPMVARYIRIYPQTWNGSLCLRLEVLGCPLSTISSYYTQQNEVTSTDNLDFRHHTYKDMRQLMKVVNEECPTITRIYNIGKSSRGLKIYAMEISDNPGEHETGEPEFRYTAGLHGNEVLGRELLLLLMQFLCKEYHDGNPRVRSLVTETRIHLVPSLNPDGYELAHEAGSELGNWALGHWTEEGYDLFENFPDLASALWAAEERKLVPHKFPSHHIPIPEHYLAEDATVAVETRAVMAWMDKNPFVLGANLQGGEKLVSYPFDTARPLSETPAAAPRSPDDYEDDNPELQETPDHAIFRWLAISYASAHLTMTETFRGGCHTQDMTNAMGIVQGAKWHPRAGSMNDFSYLHTNCLELSIYLGCDKFPHESELQQEWENNKESLLTFMEQVHRGIKGLVTDQQGEPIANATIVVGGINHNIKTASGGDYWRILNPGEYRVVARAEGYNPSVKTCSVFYDIGATQCNFVLSRSNWKRIREIMAMNGNRPIRRIVPGRPMTPRERMRLRMRLRHRMRLRQQMRLRRLNATTAASGPTAPPPTTTLPFPFSSTAYTPWSQEPPTAGTWEMETETEVVTELVTETEAWELGTGTAQPFTTAETYTVNFGD